A window from Deltaproteobacteria bacterium encodes these proteins:
- a CDS encoding NAD(P)-dependent oxidoreductase: MAKLPVLTDGPFKELHPAMTMPEALREANRCLYCYDAPCTRACPTHIDVPAFIKKIASGNLVGSARVIFESNILGGSCARVCPVEALCEGACVHNSLQHSPIEIGRLQRVATDHVMERDIQLFEAGKATGKKVAIIGGGPAGLGCAAELAILGYSVTVFDDRAQPGGLNTYAMAQYKINTDFAIAEAKLLEQLGVHFKQNTHVGKDVPLAELEKDFDAIFIGVGLGATQKLGIPGEDLPGVVDALTFIEELKTKKPADVKVGKRVLVIGAGNTAIDAVTQAKRLGAERSAIVYRKGEDDMPAYDYEYEIGKSMGCDFYFHASPVRIEGNGKAEKLVCKNAQTGAELTLECDMVIKAIGQAKRAEFLKGFPQVALDDKGRVVVNAEFQTSNPKYFAGGDCVNGGKEAVDAVAGGKAAARGIHKKLNGAAANSKVA, translated from the coding sequence GCCAAGCTGCCCGTGCTCACCGACGGCCCCTTCAAGGAACTCCACCCGGCGATGACCATGCCGGAGGCGCTCCGCGAGGCGAACCGCTGCCTCTACTGCTACGACGCGCCCTGCACCCGCGCCTGCCCCACGCACATCGACGTGCCGGCGTTCATCAAGAAGATCGCCAGCGGCAACCTGGTCGGCTCGGCGCGGGTGATCTTCGAGAGCAACATCCTCGGCGGCTCGTGCGCGCGCGTGTGCCCGGTGGAGGCGCTCTGCGAAGGCGCCTGCGTGCACAACTCGCTGCAGCACTCGCCCATCGAGATCGGCCGGCTGCAGCGCGTGGCCACCGACCACGTGATGGAGCGCGACATCCAGCTCTTCGAGGCCGGCAAGGCCACGGGCAAGAAGGTGGCGATCATCGGCGGCGGGCCTGCCGGACTGGGCTGCGCGGCGGAGCTCGCGATCCTCGGCTACTCGGTCACCGTGTTCGACGACCGCGCACAGCCGGGCGGCCTGAACACGTACGCAATGGCCCAGTACAAGATCAACACCGACTTCGCGATCGCCGAGGCCAAGCTGCTCGAGCAGCTCGGTGTGCACTTCAAGCAGAACACGCACGTGGGCAAGGACGTGCCGCTGGCCGAGCTGGAGAAGGACTTCGACGCCATCTTCATCGGCGTGGGCCTGGGCGCGACCCAGAAGCTCGGCATCCCCGGCGAGGATCTGCCGGGCGTGGTCGACGCGCTCACCTTCATCGAAGAGCTGAAGACCAAGAAGCCGGCCGATGTGAAGGTCGGCAAGCGCGTGCTGGTGATCGGCGCGGGCAACACCGCCATCGACGCCGTGACCCAGGCCAAGCGCCTCGGCGCCGAGCGCAGCGCCATCGTGTACCGCAAGGGCGAGGACGACATGCCCGCGTACGACTACGAGTACGAGATCGGCAAGTCGATGGGCTGCGACTTCTACTTCCACGCGTCGCCGGTGCGCATCGAGGGCAACGGCAAGGCGGAGAAGCTCGTCTGCAAGAACGCGCAGACCGGCGCCGAGCTGACCCTCGAGTGCGACATGGTCATCAAGGCCATCGGCCAGGCGAAGCGCGCCGAGTTCTTGAAGGGCTTCCCCCAGGTGGCGCTCGACGACAAGGGCCGCGTGGTGGTGAACGCCGAGTTCCAGACCTCCAACCCCAAGTACTTCGCAGGCGGCGACTGCGTGAACGGCGGCAAGGAAGCCGTCGACGCCGTGGCCGGTGGCAAGGCCGCCGCGCGCGGCATCCACAAGAAGCTCAACGGCGCTGCTGCCAACTCGAAGGTCGCCTAG